A genomic region of Arachis hypogaea cultivar Tifrunner chromosome 5, arahy.Tifrunner.gnm2.J5K5, whole genome shotgun sequence contains the following coding sequences:
- the LOC112800176 gene encoding LRR receptor-like serine/threonine-protein kinase EFR isoform X1, with amino-acid sequence MKQYIIHFFLITTLNSSLLWFISNTSSSSSSSSSSSSSAHALLLGNESDHLALLKFKDSISNDPFGVLDSWNTTNHFCKWQGITCNNSPKQQRVIELKLPGYYLHGSLSPQLSNLSFLRHIDLENNSFYGDIPQELGRLSRLKVLYLDNNSLTGEIPINLTSCSELTNFDFSWNNLIGNIPIEIGSLSKLKEFFIERNNLSGRIPPSIGNLTSLTSLVLISNDLEGNIPQQLCALQNLTYLLLDSNEFSSTLPSCLYNISSLSVLSVSNNNISGSLPANIFHNLPNLQFFQIGTNSFSGTIPLSVTNASLLQVLDLERNHFVGQVPSLGKLTKLRFLSVSENNLGGFPTKDLKFLKPLANCSNLYVLGISVNNFGGQLPNYIGNLSTHLSNLFLGYNQIYGKIPAELGNLVNLTLLNMQGCRFDGNIPATFGQFQKMEVLELSGNKFSGEMPAFIGNLSKLFLLDLSDNMFEGSIPSSIGNCQNLQHLNFSKNNLSGTIPSEIFSISSLTILLDLSQNSFSGNLSGEVGKLQNLNFLKVSENNLVGNIPASIAECLSLEFLYLQGNSFSGAIPSSLVSLKGLQKLDISRNHLSGSIPEGLQNISLEYLNISFNMLVGKVPTEGVFRNVSEFAMIGNNKLCGGVSELHLPPCPSEAKKPKRHHNFKFVVVIVCVCAFSFFLSFFLTICWMRKRSKKMSSDDSPTIDLLSKVSYQSLHNGTNGFSEENLIGSGSFGSVYKGTLDLEESGGVVAIKVLKLQTKGAEKSFVAECNALKSVRHRNLVKIITCCSGTDYKGQEFKALVFEFMTNGSLESWLHSSTGIANQSAARSLNLEQRFNIINDVASAFHYLHYECDRAIIHRDLKPSNILLDDLMVAHVGDFGLARLLEKNIGDSSMQTSSTGLKGTFGYAPPEYGMGYQVSMEGDMYSFGILILEMLTGKRPTDEMFMDGHNLHKYVEVSISSNIFKIVDPCILSMGEQLQPGVENCLISLFKVGLACSMESPNERMAMVDLMRQLNRIKCCFPS; translated from the exons ATGAAGCAATACATTATTCACTTCTTTCTTATTACCACTCTGAACTCATCACTACTGTGGTTTATCTCAAAcactagtagtagtagtagtagtagtagtagtagtagtagtagtgccCACGCATTGTTGCTAGGAAATGAGAGTGATCATCTGGCTTTGCTCAAGTTCAAGGATTCAATATCCAATGACCCTTTTGGAGTGTTGGATTCTTGGAATACCACAAACCACTTTTGCAAGTGGCAGGGAATCACATGCAATAATAGTCCCAAGCAACAAAGAGTTATTGAATTGAAATTACCAGGATATTATCTGCATGGATCTCTGTCTCCTCAACTCAGTAATCTCTCTTTTCTGAGGCACATAGACCTCGAAAACAACAGCTTCTATGGAGATATCCCCCAAGAACTTGGTCGCTTGTCACGCCTGAAGGTACTTTATCTTGATAACAATTCTCTGACTGGTGAAATTCCTATAAACTTGACCAGTTGTTCTGAACTCACAAACTTTGACTTCTCATGGAACAATTTGATTGGTAACATACCAATTGAAATTGGATCTCTTTCCAAGCTCAAAGAATTTTTCATTGAGAGAAATAATTTAAGTGGAAGAATCCCACCATCCATAGGTAATCTTACATCCCTCACTTCCCTAGTGTTGATTTCTAATGACTTGGAGGGGAATATTCCACAACAATTATGTGCCTTGCAAAACTTAACATATTTGTTACTCGATTCGAACGAATTTTCCAGTACACTTCCATCTTGTCTTTACAATATTTCATCTCTTAGCGTGTTATCAGTTTCAAACAATAATATTAGTGGCTCTTTGCCGGCCAACATTTTCCATAACCTACCAAATCTTCAATTTTTCCAAATTGGAACTAACAGTTTTTCTGGAACAATTCCACTTTCTGTCACAAATGCATCTTTACTACAAGTACTTGATTTGGAACGAAACCATTTTGTGGGACAAGTTCCAAGCCTAGGGAAGCTAACAAAACTTCGATTTCTATCTGTATCTGAGAACAATCTAGGTGGATTTCCAACTAAGGATTTGAAGTTCTTGAAGCCTTTGGCCAACTGTAGTAACTTGTACGTGCTTGGCATATCTGTCAATAACTTTGGAGGCCAGTTGCCAAATTACATTGGTAATTTGTCTACACACTTGAGCAATCTCTTTCTTGGTTATAACCAAATATATGGAAAAATTCCTGCAGAGTTAGGAAATTTGGTTAACTTAACTCTCTTGAACATGCAAGGCTGCCGTTTTGATGGGAATATTCCAGCTACTTTTGGACAGTTTCAAAAGATGGAAGTATTAGAGTTGAGTGGAAACAAGTTTTCAGGAGAGATGCCAGCCTTTATAGGCAACCTCAGCAAGTTATTTCTCTTGGATTTGTCAGACAATATGTTTGAAGGAAGCATTCCTTCAAGTATAGGAAACTGCCAGAACTTACAACATCTTAATTTTTCCAAGAACAATCTCAGCGGAACCATACCATCTGAGATTTTCAGCATTTCTTCCTTAACAATCTTATTAGACTTGTCACAAAACTCATTCAGTGGCAATCTATCTGGTGAAGTGGGAAAGCTACAAAATCTCAATTTCCTGAAAGTCTCTGAGAATAATCTAGTTGGCAACATTCCTGCCAGCATTGCAGAGTGTCTAAGTTTGGAGTTCCTTTATTTGCAAGGGAATTCATTCTCCGGAGCCATACCATCCTCTTTGGTTTCGCTTAAAGGTCTCCAAAAATTAGACATATCACGAAACCATTTGTCCGGGTCAATTCCTGAAGGCTTGCAGAACATTTCACTTGAGTATCTCAATATCTCTTTCAACATGTTGGTTGGCAAAGTACCAACAGAAGGTGTTTTCAGAAATGTGAGTGAGTTTGCAATGATTGGAAACAATAAGCTTTGTGGGGGTGTTTCAGAGCTTCATTTGCCACCATGCCCTTCTGAAGCTAAGAAACCAAAGAGACACCacaattttaagtttgttgtagTGATAGTTTGTGTGTgtgctttttccttcttcttatcttttttcctAACCATTTGCTGGATGAGGAAGAGAAGCAAGAAAATGTCTTCTGATGATTCACCAACAATTGACCTGCTGTCTAAGGTTTCCTATCAAAGCCTACACAACGGAACAAATGGATTCTCAGAAGAAAATTTAATAGGGTCTGGAAGTTTTGGCTCTGTGTATAAGGGAACTCTTGACTTAGAAGAAAGTGGTGGTGTTGTTGCCATAAAGGTCCTAAAGCTTCAAACCAAAGGTGCTGAGAAGAGTTTTGTTGCTGAATGTAATGCACTCAAGAGTGTTAGGCATCGAAATCTGGTGAAGATTATAACATGTTGCTCAGGTACAGATTATAAAGGGCAAGAATTCAAGGCTCTAGTTTTTGAGTTCATGACAAATGGAAGCCTAGAAAGTTGGTTACATTCATCAACAGGAATTGCAAATCAAAGTGCTGCTAGATCACTGAACCTTGAGCAAAGGTTTAACATCATCAATGATGTTGCCTCAGCATTTCATTATCTTCACTATGAATGCGATCGAGCTATTATTCATCGTGATTTAAAGCCAAGCAATATTCTTCTGGACGATTTGATGGTAGCTCATGTGGGTGATTTTGGCTTAGCAAGACTACTTGAGAAGAATATTGGAGACTCTTCTATGCAAACTAGCTCAACTGGACTTAAAGGAACTTTTGGTTATGCTCCTCCCG AGTATGGAATGGGTTATCAGGTGTCCATGGAAGGAGATATGTATAGCTTTGGGATTCTGATATTAGAAATGTTGACTGGAAAGAGGCCCACGGATGAAATGTTCATGGACGGTCACAATCTCCATAAATAtgttgaagtttcaatttcaagTAACATTTTCAAGATTGTGGACCCTTGTATCCTTTCCATGGGAGAACAACTACAGCCTGGGGTTGAAAATTGTTTAATTTCACTGTTTAAAGTTGGACTGGCTTGTTCAATGGAATCACCAAATGAAAGAATGGCTATGGTTGATTTAATGAGACAGCTTAATCGAATCAAATGTTGTTTTCCTTCGTAA
- the LOC112800176 gene encoding uncharacterized protein isoform X2, which produces MKQYIIHFFLITTLNSSLLWFISNTSSSSSSSSSSSSSAHALLLGNESDHLALLKFKDSISNDPFGVLDSWNTTNHFCKWQGITCNNSPKQQRVIELKLPGYYLHGSLSPQLSNLSFLRHIDLENNSFYGDIPQELGRLSRLKVLYLDNNSLTGEIPINLTSCSELTNFDFSWNNLIGNIPIEIGSLSKLKEFFIERNNLSGRIPPSIGNLTSLTSLVLISNDLEGNIPQQLCALQNLTYLLLDSNEFSSTLPSCLYNISSLSVLSVSNNNISGSLPANIFHNLPNLQFFQIGTNSFSGTIPLSVTNASLLQVLDLERNHFVGQVPSLGKLTKLRFLSVSENNLGGFPTKDLKFLKPLANCSNLYVLGISVNNFGGQLPNYIGCRFDGNIPATFGQFQKMEVLELSGNKFSGEMPAFIGNLSKLFLLDLSDNMFEGSIPSSIGNCQNLQHLNFSKNNLSGTIPSEIFSISSLTILLDLSQNSFSGNLSGEVGKLQNLNFLKVSENNLVGNIPASIAECLSLEFLYLQGNSFSGAIPSSLVSLKGLQKLDISRNHLSGSIPEGLQNISLEYLNISFNMLVGKVPTEGVFRNVSEFAMIGNNKLCGGVSELHLPPCPSEAKKPKRHHNFKFVVVIVCVCAFSFFLSFFLTICWMRKRSKKMSSDDSPTIDLLSKVSYQSLHNGTNGFSEENLIGSGSFGSVYKGTLDLEESGGVVAIKVLKLQTKGAEKSFVAECNALKSVRHRNLVKIITCCSGTDYKGQEFKALVFEFMTNGSLESWLHSSTGIANQSAARSLNLEQRFNIINDVASAFHYLHYECDRAIIHRDLKPSNILLDDLMVAHVGDFGLARLLEKNIGDSSMQTSSTGLKGTFGYAPPEYGMGYQVSMEGDMYSFGILILEMLTGKRPTDEMFMDGHNLHKYVEVSISSNIFKIVDPCILSMGEQLQPGVENCLISLFKVGLACSMESPNERMAMVDLMRQLNRIKCCFPS; this is translated from the exons ATGAAGCAATACATTATTCACTTCTTTCTTATTACCACTCTGAACTCATCACTACTGTGGTTTATCTCAAAcactagtagtagtagtagtagtagtagtagtagtagtagtagtgccCACGCATTGTTGCTAGGAAATGAGAGTGATCATCTGGCTTTGCTCAAGTTCAAGGATTCAATATCCAATGACCCTTTTGGAGTGTTGGATTCTTGGAATACCACAAACCACTTTTGCAAGTGGCAGGGAATCACATGCAATAATAGTCCCAAGCAACAAAGAGTTATTGAATTGAAATTACCAGGATATTATCTGCATGGATCTCTGTCTCCTCAACTCAGTAATCTCTCTTTTCTGAGGCACATAGACCTCGAAAACAACAGCTTCTATGGAGATATCCCCCAAGAACTTGGTCGCTTGTCACGCCTGAAGGTACTTTATCTTGATAACAATTCTCTGACTGGTGAAATTCCTATAAACTTGACCAGTTGTTCTGAACTCACAAACTTTGACTTCTCATGGAACAATTTGATTGGTAACATACCAATTGAAATTGGATCTCTTTCCAAGCTCAAAGAATTTTTCATTGAGAGAAATAATTTAAGTGGAAGAATCCCACCATCCATAGGTAATCTTACATCCCTCACTTCCCTAGTGTTGATTTCTAATGACTTGGAGGGGAATATTCCACAACAATTATGTGCCTTGCAAAACTTAACATATTTGTTACTCGATTCGAACGAATTTTCCAGTACACTTCCATCTTGTCTTTACAATATTTCATCTCTTAGCGTGTTATCAGTTTCAAACAATAATATTAGTGGCTCTTTGCCGGCCAACATTTTCCATAACCTACCAAATCTTCAATTTTTCCAAATTGGAACTAACAGTTTTTCTGGAACAATTCCACTTTCTGTCACAAATGCATCTTTACTACAAGTACTTGATTTGGAACGAAACCATTTTGTGGGACAAGTTCCAAGCCTAGGGAAGCTAACAAAACTTCGATTTCTATCTGTATCTGAGAACAATCTAGGTGGATTTCCAACTAAGGATTTGAAGTTCTTGAAGCCTTTGGCCAACTGTAGTAACTTGTACGTGCTTGGCATATCTGTCAATAACTTTGGAGGCCAGTTGCCAAATTACATTG GCTGCCGTTTTGATGGGAATATTCCAGCTACTTTTGGACAGTTTCAAAAGATGGAAGTATTAGAGTTGAGTGGAAACAAGTTTTCAGGAGAGATGCCAGCCTTTATAGGCAACCTCAGCAAGTTATTTCTCTTGGATTTGTCAGACAATATGTTTGAAGGAAGCATTCCTTCAAGTATAGGAAACTGCCAGAACTTACAACATCTTAATTTTTCCAAGAACAATCTCAGCGGAACCATACCATCTGAGATTTTCAGCATTTCTTCCTTAACAATCTTATTAGACTTGTCACAAAACTCATTCAGTGGCAATCTATCTGGTGAAGTGGGAAAGCTACAAAATCTCAATTTCCTGAAAGTCTCTGAGAATAATCTAGTTGGCAACATTCCTGCCAGCATTGCAGAGTGTCTAAGTTTGGAGTTCCTTTATTTGCAAGGGAATTCATTCTCCGGAGCCATACCATCCTCTTTGGTTTCGCTTAAAGGTCTCCAAAAATTAGACATATCACGAAACCATTTGTCCGGGTCAATTCCTGAAGGCTTGCAGAACATTTCACTTGAGTATCTCAATATCTCTTTCAACATGTTGGTTGGCAAAGTACCAACAGAAGGTGTTTTCAGAAATGTGAGTGAGTTTGCAATGATTGGAAACAATAAGCTTTGTGGGGGTGTTTCAGAGCTTCATTTGCCACCATGCCCTTCTGAAGCTAAGAAACCAAAGAGACACCacaattttaagtttgttgtagTGATAGTTTGTGTGTgtgctttttccttcttcttatcttttttcctAACCATTTGCTGGATGAGGAAGAGAAGCAAGAAAATGTCTTCTGATGATTCACCAACAATTGACCTGCTGTCTAAGGTTTCCTATCAAAGCCTACACAACGGAACAAATGGATTCTCAGAAGAAAATTTAATAGGGTCTGGAAGTTTTGGCTCTGTGTATAAGGGAACTCTTGACTTAGAAGAAAGTGGTGGTGTTGTTGCCATAAAGGTCCTAAAGCTTCAAACCAAAGGTGCTGAGAAGAGTTTTGTTGCTGAATGTAATGCACTCAAGAGTGTTAGGCATCGAAATCTGGTGAAGATTATAACATGTTGCTCAGGTACAGATTATAAAGGGCAAGAATTCAAGGCTCTAGTTTTTGAGTTCATGACAAATGGAAGCCTAGAAAGTTGGTTACATTCATCAACAGGAATTGCAAATCAAAGTGCTGCTAGATCACTGAACCTTGAGCAAAGGTTTAACATCATCAATGATGTTGCCTCAGCATTTCATTATCTTCACTATGAATGCGATCGAGCTATTATTCATCGTGATTTAAAGCCAAGCAATATTCTTCTGGACGATTTGATGGTAGCTCATGTGGGTGATTTTGGCTTAGCAAGACTACTTGAGAAGAATATTGGAGACTCTTCTATGCAAACTAGCTCAACTGGACTTAAAGGAACTTTTGGTTATGCTCCTCCCG AGTATGGAATGGGTTATCAGGTGTCCATGGAAGGAGATATGTATAGCTTTGGGATTCTGATATTAGAAATGTTGACTGGAAAGAGGCCCACGGATGAAATGTTCATGGACGGTCACAATCTCCATAAATAtgttgaagtttcaatttcaagTAACATTTTCAAGATTGTGGACCCTTGTATCCTTTCCATGGGAGAACAACTACAGCCTGGGGTTGAAAATTGTTTAATTTCACTGTTTAAAGTTGGACTGGCTTGTTCAATGGAATCACCAAATGAAAGAATGGCTATGGTTGATTTAATGAGACAGCTTAATCGAATCAAATGTTGTTTTCCTTCGTAA